A window from Micromonospora profundi encodes these proteins:
- a CDS encoding S8 family serine peptidase: protein MRFKALAATLAVVVGLSIIQPLPASAAEPDPGAADKKIESSLKDRFRTEPTSDFWIRFDTPADLAPAKKITDWAARGRFVYDALNAAAKTSLASVSTELDRAGVTYTSYPVANVVLVKGGTEKLALDVASMTQVAEIHATPQVALVKPVDEKSPAEQAARSAAPNDGTIPWGLEAIHAPEAWAMGATGAGITVSNLDSGVEFDHPALVHQYRGTKPDGTVDHNYNWMAGRGTCTGVPCDDNGHGTHTMGTMVGDDGTNHVGVAPDAQWIATNGCCDSTGVESLLRSGWWLLAPTDTQGNNPDPSKRPHVVNNSWGQTVEHSFDDFFKAIDEAWTAAGIFSVWSSGNTTPYAACDTVSSPGSAESAYSVGAYSSDGRLALFSRKGEGEGDRIKPEISAPGDGVLSSYPGNSYVEMSGTSMAAPHVAGAVAALWSYDPTLIGRVEETRRLLGESAVDVDDTECGGTAKVNNKYGEGRLDLVRLLELAPREGGTLTGVVTANGAPVPAAEVTISGPFSRSIGTDKDGRFTTNLPVGDYQLSTKVFGYLTATTNVTITLGQDTSVKLPLTAATKHDIGGRVVDDKKRPVPNADVSVKDTPLKPVRTDANGAFTITGVPEGGYALTVKPNACFSPTTVPLTVGAQNESREIPVGLVVDKGGYSCAVSEGEYLRGTDPVAFTSGVWATVKLPFPVALYNGSHDSLGIGLRGVISPDTTTGPGTGGAGIFPFYVQSPVEFASGGGVFTAATKVGGEDAFVIEYRKAKLWAYPIRSEYTEPVSFSATLTRSGTVIFGYGDGVGSDDPVTAGGHAITGIQGWAGVDGIRFSESAPVLRDGMVVTYDMPDFGYLDATVVDQNDGLPVAGAKVSFTNKLGLVETVTTNATGLVHRQLPVGDYTMTVDAPNYTTAAYPFSLDKLYAKAKIDARLATGVAGLKADGLDALLGTDQNGVGSLTLTNNGSAPLTYNLGEAARHPDLDASGATTRTGKGAASTIDLAAWKAGASGMKPSNVDGKAATSSAAEAQAAGKVGATSGGDVITRIPIPGRIEDKEPTGIGYDGDVWVHDYNKRTNTAYTVTGKPTGKVFDASWNPAYRAFDMALDTKTGDMCQMEDSPASFIHCFNRETGKETRQITGDWSTLQLTGLAYNPMRDVFYVGGRANGMIGTVAGTSHDKPGALLSFCAPPLPEVMGLAYNQASDTIWYTDLTFNRPTRLLQVDPDDCSLVNAWWFPGQKATQGGGLETDSTGALWAADQVADDVVLVDVEDDLLTDLPWLSLSSNGGTLAPGQSTTVKVSLSSKGAKPGTLGANIVVRSDSGRQSKTYVPVTLTTTKYQVGVNAGGAKFTDGSGYTWLGDQAAGTKAWGYEGKTKVASTKTAIAGTTDDALFQSQRTTPDKQLFYRFPDAPKGTYAIDFGFAEIEKVAKGKRVFDVLVDGTLTEYAYDPAAAVGPNAADWRTAVVKHDGGPLTVELRGSKGLKPPTIAALRVTLDPRADAAEPEPQPEQPEPGPVPVAPAGRSYSMKVTDGLYRQGTQESGWHGDDSCGVLWFDSSFLFPFYDTAWDGVCVTTNGTLTFDRASTLGNNTALPSSSPIDAIYPLWDDLIVDDEAGIYFGTTEVDGLVAQVIEWRNVAFYNDRTARVSFSVTLIADGRIQIGYGDGVGGDNPLTRGSSATVGVQSLTRNPAGQYSFNQPVLKAGLGLEYTLPASGTIEGTVTDKNDGKPIEGAIVTLTGPSGERVITTDVKGRWKAQALVGENTVQISAPNYVTASHRVTIAKKDQAEVVDRALTTGIATVTAGNLDWLLDKGQKATADVTVTNTGSAPLEVRLSEQKRTGDGGHEAADLGWLALTGAAATGTVTLAAGQSTTVTATADNAGVAPGVLVGDVLVASNAGKGEAQLKPVRLATSAYWKGVDVGGAGHVGADGFVWSPDQALGSRPWGYVGGKPRATKADIAGTQDDALFRTQRTGETFSYVFKNAPAGTYRIGLDFAEIEKVKAGKRAFDVLADGKVVLYDHDVQAKVGALTADLNTVTVEHAGGDLTIELRREKGEGDPILNALKVQQDPRL, encoded by the coding sequence ATGAGATTCAAAGCCCTCGCGGCAACGCTGGCCGTTGTGGTCGGCCTGAGCATCATCCAGCCACTACCGGCGTCCGCCGCTGAGCCCGATCCCGGCGCGGCCGACAAGAAGATCGAGTCGAGCCTGAAGGACCGCTTCCGTACGGAACCGACTTCCGACTTCTGGATCAGGTTCGACACCCCGGCAGACCTCGCCCCGGCGAAGAAGATCACCGACTGGGCCGCCCGTGGTCGGTTCGTCTACGACGCGCTGAACGCGGCGGCGAAGACCTCCCTGGCATCCGTCTCCACCGAGCTCGACCGGGCAGGCGTCACATACACCTCCTACCCGGTCGCCAACGTCGTGCTCGTCAAGGGAGGCACGGAGAAGCTCGCCCTCGACGTGGCCTCGATGACGCAGGTCGCCGAGATCCACGCGACGCCGCAGGTCGCGCTGGTCAAGCCCGTGGACGAGAAGAGCCCGGCTGAGCAGGCTGCCCGCTCCGCCGCCCCGAACGACGGCACGATCCCCTGGGGCCTGGAGGCCATCCACGCGCCCGAGGCATGGGCCATGGGCGCCACCGGTGCGGGCATCACCGTGTCCAATCTCGACTCGGGCGTCGAGTTCGACCACCCCGCCCTGGTGCACCAGTACCGCGGCACGAAGCCCGACGGCACCGTCGACCACAACTACAACTGGATGGCCGGCCGGGGCACGTGCACGGGCGTCCCGTGCGACGACAACGGACACGGCACGCACACCATGGGCACCATGGTCGGCGACGACGGCACCAACCACGTCGGCGTCGCCCCGGACGCGCAGTGGATCGCGACGAACGGCTGCTGCGACAGCACTGGCGTCGAGTCGTTGCTGCGCTCCGGCTGGTGGCTGCTCGCCCCGACCGACACCCAGGGCAACAACCCCGATCCGTCCAAGCGCCCGCACGTCGTCAACAACTCGTGGGGCCAGACCGTCGAGCACAGCTTCGACGACTTCTTCAAGGCCATCGACGAGGCGTGGACCGCCGCGGGCATCTTCAGCGTCTGGTCGTCGGGCAACACCACGCCGTACGCGGCCTGCGACACCGTCTCCTCGCCCGGCTCCGCCGAGAGCGCCTACTCCGTGGGCGCCTACTCATCGGACGGCAGACTCGCGTTGTTCTCCCGCAAGGGCGAAGGTGAGGGCGACCGGATCAAGCCCGAGATCTCCGCTCCGGGCGACGGCGTCCTGTCGTCGTACCCGGGCAACAGCTACGTCGAGATGTCCGGCACCTCGATGGCGGCACCCCACGTCGCCGGCGCCGTCGCGGCGCTGTGGAGCTACGACCCGACCCTTATCGGGCGGGTCGAGGAGACCCGCCGCCTGCTCGGCGAGTCGGCCGTCGACGTCGACGACACCGAGTGCGGTGGCACCGCCAAGGTCAACAACAAGTACGGCGAAGGCCGGCTCGACCTCGTCCGCCTGCTCGAACTCGCGCCCCGCGAGGGCGGCACACTGACCGGTGTCGTCACCGCCAACGGCGCCCCGGTCCCCGCGGCCGAGGTGACGATCAGCGGGCCGTTCAGCCGGTCGATCGGCACCGACAAGGACGGCCGGTTCACCACGAACCTCCCGGTCGGCGACTACCAGCTCAGCACCAAGGTCTTCGGCTACCTGACCGCGACCACCAACGTCACGATCACCCTCGGCCAGGACACCTCCGTCAAGCTGCCGCTCACGGCCGCCACGAAGCACGACATCGGCGGCCGGGTCGTCGACGACAAGAAGCGGCCCGTCCCGAACGCCGACGTCTCCGTCAAGGACACGCCGCTGAAGCCGGTACGCACTGACGCCAACGGCGCGTTCACGATCACCGGCGTCCCCGAGGGCGGGTACGCGCTGACGGTCAAGCCCAACGCCTGCTTCTCGCCCACGACGGTCCCGCTTACCGTCGGCGCGCAGAACGAGTCGCGCGAGATCCCCGTCGGGCTCGTCGTCGACAAGGGCGGCTACAGCTGCGCCGTCTCCGAGGGCGAGTACCTGCGCGGTACCGACCCGGTCGCGTTCACCAGCGGAGTGTGGGCCACGGTGAAGCTGCCGTTCCCGGTCGCGCTCTACAACGGCAGCCACGACAGCCTCGGTATCGGCCTGCGGGGCGTGATCTCCCCGGACACCACCACCGGGCCCGGCACCGGCGGCGCGGGCATCTTCCCGTTCTACGTGCAGAGCCCGGTCGAGTTCGCCTCCGGCGGCGGAGTCTTCACGGCGGCCACAAAGGTCGGCGGCGAGGACGCGTTCGTCATCGAGTACCGCAAGGCCAAGCTCTGGGCCTATCCGATCCGGTCGGAGTACACGGAGCCGGTCAGCTTCTCGGCCACGCTCACCCGCTCCGGCACGGTGATCTTCGGGTACGGCGACGGCGTCGGGTCCGACGACCCGGTGACCGCTGGCGGGCACGCCATCACGGGCATCCAGGGCTGGGCCGGCGTCGACGGCATCCGGTTCTCCGAAAGCGCCCCGGTGCTGCGCGACGGGATGGTCGTCACCTACGACATGCCTGACTTCGGGTACCTCGACGCGACAGTCGTCGACCAGAACGACGGGCTGCCGGTGGCCGGTGCCAAGGTCTCGTTCACGAACAAGCTCGGGCTCGTGGAGACCGTCACGACAAACGCGACGGGTCTCGTGCATCGCCAGCTTCCGGTCGGCGACTACACCATGACCGTCGACGCGCCGAACTACACGACCGCGGCGTACCCCTTCTCCCTCGACAAGCTCTACGCGAAGGCGAAGATCGACGCGCGTCTCGCCACCGGTGTCGCCGGCCTGAAGGCCGACGGCCTCGACGCGCTGTTGGGCACCGACCAGAACGGTGTGGGCTCACTGACACTGACGAACAACGGTTCCGCCCCCCTCACGTACAACCTGGGCGAGGCCGCGCGTCACCCCGACCTGGACGCCTCCGGCGCCACCACGCGCACCGGGAAGGGCGCGGCCAGCACGATCGACCTCGCCGCCTGGAAGGCCGGTGCGAGCGGCATGAAGCCGTCGAACGTCGACGGCAAGGCGGCGACGTCGAGCGCCGCGGAGGCACAGGCGGCCGGCAAGGTCGGCGCGACCTCCGGCGGAGACGTCATCACCCGGATCCCCATCCCCGGCAGGATCGAGGACAAGGAGCCCACCGGCATCGGGTACGACGGCGACGTCTGGGTCCACGACTACAACAAGCGGACCAACACCGCCTACACGGTGACGGGCAAGCCGACCGGGAAGGTCTTCGACGCGTCGTGGAACCCCGCGTACCGGGCGTTCGACATGGCGCTGGACACCAAGACCGGTGACATGTGCCAGATGGAGGACAGCCCGGCCAGCTTCATCCACTGCTTCAACCGGGAGACCGGCAAGGAAACGCGGCAGATCACTGGCGACTGGTCGACGCTGCAGCTGACCGGCCTCGCCTACAACCCGATGCGGGACGTGTTCTACGTCGGTGGTCGGGCGAACGGCATGATCGGAACCGTCGCCGGCACGTCGCACGACAAGCCGGGTGCGCTGCTGTCCTTCTGCGCCCCGCCGCTGCCCGAGGTGATGGGCCTGGCGTACAACCAGGCGTCCGACACCATCTGGTACACCGACCTCACCTTCAACAGACCAACCCGCCTGCTGCAGGTCGACCCCGACGACTGCTCGCTGGTCAACGCGTGGTGGTTCCCGGGCCAGAAGGCGACCCAGGGCGGCGGCCTCGAAACCGACTCGACCGGCGCGCTGTGGGCGGCCGACCAGGTCGCCGACGACGTCGTGCTTGTCGACGTCGAGGACGACCTGCTCACCGACCTGCCGTGGCTGTCGCTCTCGTCGAACGGCGGCACCCTCGCCCCGGGTCAGTCGACGACCGTCAAGGTCTCCCTCTCCTCGAAGGGCGCCAAGCCGGGGACTCTCGGCGCGAACATCGTGGTGAGGTCCGACTCCGGACGCCAGTCCAAGACCTACGTGCCTGTGACGCTCACGACCACGAAGTACCAGGTCGGCGTCAACGCCGGTGGCGCGAAGTTCACCGACGGCTCCGGCTACACCTGGCTCGGCGACCAGGCCGCCGGCACGAAGGCGTGGGGCTACGAGGGGAAGACGAAGGTCGCCTCCACGAAGACCGCGATCGCGGGTACGACGGACGACGCCCTGTTCCAGTCACAGCGCACCACGCCCGACAAGCAGTTGTTCTACCGCTTCCCCGACGCGCCCAAGGGCACCTACGCGATCGATTTCGGGTTCGCCGAGATCGAGAAGGTGGCCAAGGGCAAGCGGGTGTTCGACGTCCTCGTGGACGGAACACTGACGGAGTACGCGTACGACCCGGCCGCGGCCGTGGGGCCGAACGCCGCCGACTGGCGTACCGCCGTCGTGAAGCACGACGGTGGTCCGCTGACGGTGGAGCTGCGGGGCTCGAAGGGTCTGAAGCCCCCGACAATCGCCGCGCTGCGGGTGACGCTCGATCCGCGTGCGGACGCGGCGGAGCCGGAGCCCCAACCCGAACAGCCGGAGCCGGGTCCGGTGCCGGTGGCCCCCGCCGGCCGCTCGTACTCGATGAAGGTGACCGACGGGCTCTACCGCCAGGGCACGCAGGAGTCCGGGTGGCACGGCGACGACAGCTGCGGCGTGCTGTGGTTCGACTCCAGCTTCCTGTTCCCGTTCTACGACACGGCCTGGGACGGCGTGTGCGTGACGACGAACGGCACGCTGACCTTCGACCGCGCCAGCACCTTGGGGAACAACACGGCGCTGCCGTCGTCCAGTCCGATCGACGCGATCTATCCGCTCTGGGACGACCTCATCGTCGACGACGAGGCTGGCATCTACTTCGGCACCACCGAGGTGGACGGGCTGGTGGCGCAGGTCATCGAGTGGCGCAACGTCGCCTTCTACAACGACCGGACGGCCCGTGTGAGCTTCTCGGTCACCCTGATCGCCGACGGACGGATCCAGATCGGGTACGGCGACGGCGTCGGCGGCGACAACCCCCTCACACGAGGGTCGTCGGCGACGGTCGGCGTGCAGAGCCTGACGCGCAACCCCGCGGGCCAGTACTCCTTCAACCAGCCGGTACTGAAGGCCGGCCTGGGGCTGGAGTACACCCTCCCGGCCTCGGGCACGATCGAGGGCACGGTCACCGACAAGAACGACGGCAAGCCGATCGAGGGCGCGATCGTCACGCTCACGGGGCCCAGTGGTGAACGGGTCATCACCACCGACGTGAAGGGCCGGTGGAAGGCTCAGGCGCTTGTCGGCGAGAACACTGTGCAGATCTCGGCGCCGAACTACGTCACCGCCAGCCACCGGGTGACCATCGCCAAGAAGGATCAGGCCGAGGTGGTCGACAGGGCGTTGACCACGGGCATCGCCACCGTCACCGCGGGCAACCTCGACTGGCTCCTCGACAAGGGCCAGAAGGCGACGGCCGACGTGACGGTGACCAACACCGGCTCCGCCCCGCTGGAGGTGCGGCTCAGCGAGCAGAAGCGCACCGGCGACGGCGGGCACGAGGCCGCCGACCTTGGATGGCTGGCCCTCACGGGTGCGGCGGCGACCGGCACTGTCACCCTCGCGGCCGGACAGTCCACAACTGTCACGGCGACGGCCGACAACGCGGGCGTCGCGCCGGGCGTACTCGTCGGGGATGTGCTCGTGGCGTCCAACGCCGGCAAGGGCGAAGCCCAGCTCAAGCCGGTCCGCCTGGCGACCTCGGCCTACTGGAAGGGTGTCGACGTCGGCGGAGCCGGGCACGTCGGCGCCGACGGCTTCGTCTGGTCGCCCGACCAGGCGCTGGGCTCGCGGCCGTGGGGATACGTCGGCGGCAAGCCGCGTGCCACGAAGGCCGACATCGCCGGTACGCAGGACGACGCGCTGTTCCGCACCCAGCGGACCGGCGAGACGTTCAGCTACGTGTTCAAGAACGCGCCCGCCGGGACGTACCGGATCGGCCTCGACTTCGCGGAGATCGAGAAGGTGAAGGCCGGCAAGCGTGCCTTCGATGTGCTGGCCGACGGCAAGGTGGTGCTCTACGACCACGACGTACAGGCGAAGGTGGGTGCGCTGACCGCGGACCTGAACACGGTCACGGTCGAGCACGCCGGTGGCGATCTGACGATCGAGCTTCGCCGCGAGAAGGGCGAGGGCGACCCGATCCTCAACGCCCTCAAGGTCCAGCAGGACCCGCGCCTGTGA